DNA sequence from the Bacteroidales bacterium genome:
CCAATGACTCTCACCAGATAAACTCCAGGATTAATGTCATGGAGTGAAATATTTATCTCGTATTCTTGTTTTTCACGCGACAGATCGTACGACCTGACTGCCTCGCCCAGCATGTTAATAAATTGAAGGCTGTTCACATATTCAGCATTATCAATTTCAATGGTCACCTGTTTATCGGCAGGATTAGGGTAAATGCTGATGTTCGCGTTTATATCAAGTTCAAATATTCCTATCTCGCACGGAACAATACTGAATTCGATAAAAATACTAGCCGTGTTTACACATCCGGTAATTAAATCGGTAACTATGACTTCGTGATATTGCAATTCATAGCCAATACCCAGGGCGCCAATCGTAAGTGTGTCGGTCTCTGCGCCTACTGACCACTGGTAACTCCGATCAGGATAATCCGGGTCGCCGGCATCAAGTGTAACAGAATTATAAACACAGGCAAAAAGTGTGTCTCCTGACATGACCACTTGCCCCGGAGGTATTCTTCGAACCAAATCAATTACAGGCAAATCTTTCACATACACCTGAATAATAGTATCATTGGTACATGCGTTTTCAGATATTGCAGCCAGTTGCACATTATGCTGACCCGCTGCTGGGAATGCATATTGAAATTCCGTACCCTGCCCGATCATAATGCCATTATAAAACCATTGCACAAGTTGCACCTGTCCTTCAGCAATGGTACTTTGGTCAATGAGTGTTGTAGGTTGACCAAAACAAACTGTATCAGCGGTAAAAGCTGGAACCGGCAAATGCCAGAGAATGACCTGTACAGAGTCTATTTCATAAGGACAGCCCGCACCTTCTGATAATTCATTATAAACCCAATAAGTACCGGGTTCAGAGCCGGAAGGATTAATTACTCCTGAAAGTGGGTTTAATGAAAGGCCGGGAGGGGAAGCAGAAAATTCGCCCGGAAATGAAAATTCACCGAAAATAGGGGCCGGGTTTGGATCATTCTGGCAATATCCAGCATTTGAATAACTAAAATTTGCGAGTACTTCATCCGCAATATTTATCAGCATCGTGCTCGAATTCTGGCAAACCTGGTTTATCGTATAAGTCACATTATAAGAACCTTCGATAGATGATGTAGGTGTTATCAGGCCTGTTGCAGGATCTAACGCCAATCCTGGACTTGATGAGAATAATCCACCATCGAGATTCACTGTTGGTAAAACCGGGGGGCTATTTCGACAGAAAGTAGCCGATGGATAAGCAAACCCGGCATCATCCTTAGGCAAAACATGCATGGTAACTGCCTGCCCGATAGCTTCGCCGGAGCAAAGGTTATCTGCCACTGAAGAGATTGAATAAGTTGTAGTTGAACCTGGTGAAACGTAAAGATTGAACTGACTTGATGTGATGTCAGTAACTTCGAAGGTTTGCTGCCCATTGTTATAACTAAAACTAAAGGGTGGCTGATGTCCTGTGAAATGAACTTTTATCAAACCAGACGTTCCATCGCAGATTGTATCGTTTACCAATTCAAATTGCGCCGTGGGCAGGTTTACAATGACTTCCTTACAAATATTGTCCTGATCCGGTAAACCTGAATTTACAATCAGTTCAATGTTATAAGTTCCGGGTGAATTATAAACAACCGGCTGGGGATTTACATTTGAAGTGTAAGACTGAGCTGGGATTTCATCTTCGCAGGAAGGAAAGAAAACCCTGGAAATATTATCGTTCCCCACATTGGTAACCAGGGCAAAGGTTTGGTCATCGGCCCTGATAAGATCCGAAATACTGTGTGGAAAATTGAAAGCATTGCCCAATTCAGTCAACTTTTCGGCGGTGGGAGTAGATTCAAGATTGTCGCCAAAGTCGAGTCGAACCAGAAAGCTGTTGCCATGTTGTTCACCATCAACAACAAAGCCCAATATCTTATCGCAATATCGCATAAGGGAAATATCCCGGGGACGGGTAAGCATTCCGCTGGTGCTTACATTAACGGCAGTGGGGGAATTGGTTAACGAACCTCCAAAATCAAGACGGATAAGACCTGCATGCCTGTCGGTTACAAAAACATACCATTTATTATTGTGTTTTATAGGGAAAATTCCAACCGGGTCTTTTAGCTTATTGAAGGATCCAAGGTTTTGAACCGCTGGATTTGATTCAATGCCTCCCGGGAATGCAAACCGTGTTACTGACCCATCAATGGAATCCTGGTGGCTGGTGGATCCACTATTGACCGTAAGACCCCACCAAAGGCCACCGGGTCCTTCTTCCTTAAAAATATAAAGGTCATGGGGGAAAAAAAGCTGGTTGCTGGTGTTTAAACTGGTGTATGAGGGTGCATTCGACAATGAGTTTCCAAAATCAAGCCTACGGAAAAAGGCGTTGTTCACACCAAACTCAATTTTGCCGCCAATCACAAAGGCATACCATTTATCATTATCATTAACGATTTGAATACCTTCAGGATATTTCGGCAACATTCCCTGGATATTTGTCACATCAGGCGTAGGGTTCAGAATATCCATACCAAAATCAATGCGTGTTATATAACCATTGCCAGGTGTCGGAACAGTGTTGTTATGATTCACAACCAAAGCAAAGTAATCATTTTGCTGTTGTGCCAATGCAATAAAAACCGGCTGAAAAAATGGGTTCGGATCCAAAGCAACATTTGCGACAGATGGAAGATCGAAAGGACTTGCGGCACAAAAACTCCAGTAATAGTTCTCATAGTTTCCGGTAGTTGTATTGGTAATGTTAACCGGTTCCCCAATACAAACTACAGTTGGTACCGTAAAGTTGGGCCCCTTCTGAGCATAAAAAGAGCCAGAAATAAAAATGAGCAATCCCAGAATCATCAAACGTTTCATATAGTCTGGTTTATTCTGATCAGTTTAAAAAATCATATCAGCCAAATTACCATCCCGAAGCAAGTACATCAATCAAGTGTATGGTTTTCAATGGCAAATTGTGCTTTTTAATATATCCCTCCTGGTGCATCAGACATGATGCGTCCGTTGATACAATATATTCAGCCCCGGTAGCAAGTGCATGTTCAACCTTTTGCTCGGCCATAGCTGTTGAAATGGGTTCGTGCTTCACTGCAAAAGTTCCTCCAAAACCGCAGCACTCGCTGGTATGTTTCATTTCCCTAATCTCTAATCCTTTTACCTGCCCTAGTAACAGGCGGGGTTCATCTTTAATCCCATACTCCCGCAATGCTGCACAGGAATCGTGGTAGGTGATCACATGATTGAATTCAGCACCTATCTGAACCACATTCAACTTGTTCACAACAAAATCGCTGAATTCAAAGATGTTTTTCTTCAGTTGCCTGTATTCATTGTGCAAGGCAGAGTTATAAAACAAAACATCATAATAATTCCGAACCATTCCAACACATGAAGCCGAAGGGCCAACAACAAAACGGTTGTTTGAGAAATCTTTGATGAACTTCTCACCAATAGCTTTGGCTTCGTCCCAGAACCCGCTGTTAAAGGCAATTTGCCCACAGCATGTCTGCTCTTTGTTGTAATGAACCTCCACTCCAAATTTTTCTAATATCCTAACCATGTTGATACCTGTTTCAGGGTAAAACTGATCAATGAAGCAGGGAATGAAAACATCAACGTGCATAAATTCGGGTCGGATACAAGTTCTCCACAAAAGTATTTAAAAATATTTAAGCGAATGCTTTCACCTTGGATTAAATGTTACCAATTATTAATATTGAACCGGTAGTGTATGTATTCAATTCATTTCCAGCCTCACAAAGGTTCTGATAAGCTCTAAACCTTTGGCTGTGCCTTAGCCTTTGCCTCAGCCTTTCACAACAAACCCCAACTTCCTCAAATCATCCCAAAAATCAGGGTACGACTTAGCCACTACCATGGGGTTGTCAATTTCTGCAGTTTCGCAACAGACAACAAGTGGCGCCAACGCCATGGCCAGGCGATGATCTTGATAGGTTTCAAAGTGGACTAGTTTTCTCAGAACTAAGGCTGATTGCTTCGATATTTGTAGTGTATCTTTTCCTGAAATCTCTATGTTGCTATTAATCTTTGATAACTCTGTTTGTAAGGCTTGAAGGCGATCGCTTTCCTTGATCCGGAGATTGATTAACCCGCTCAATGTTGATCCTATGTTAAGAGCTGTGCATGTTGCGGCTATTGCGGGAACCAGATCGGGACAGTTGCTGAAATTGTAAGAAAAAGTGGGCGCTGGTGGTGCAACATGGCTAACCAACAACCCTTTCCCTGTTTCTTGCGAACCAATACCAAATGATTTAAAAACATCTGATAATATCGCATCGCCCTGGATACTCTTCATTGAGAGCCCATTAAACAGAATCTGCGATCCCGGCATGAGCGCCACAGCCTCATAGCCATAAGAAGCCGAAGACCAATCAGGTTCCACCGTAAAAGATTGGCGACTGTATTCACCTTGCTCAATTGAAATGAGCGAATCTTCATGTCGATATTTGATTCCTGAATTTCCGATCAGGGAAAGTGTCATATCAATGTATGGACGCGAAGCGATGCTTCCCTGAAACTCAATCTTCAATCCACCTTCTAAATATGGGGCAATCAGCAACATCGCCGATACAAACTGGCTGCTTTGTGAAGCATCTATCCGGATTCTGCCTCCACGAAGTTTCGCACCCTGGATTTGAACCGGCGGAAAACCACTCTTTCCTAAGTATTCAATTGATGCGCCCAATTCCTGCAATGCAGTGCAAAGTGTTTCCACCGGCCGCTGCAACATACGGTCAGAACCGGTTAAAATCCAATTACCGGGTTGTTGTGCCAGAACTGCAGTAAGAAACCGGAAAACGGTTCCAGCATTCTGACAATCAATTTCGCAAATCCCGTTTTTGTTTCCTTCCGAAACGTGATGCCCTATTTTTTTCAGCAAATCCATCATCAAGCGGGTGTCATCTGCTTCCGACAGATTTTCTATTGCAATTCTGTTTCCTGATAAATACTGCATTACAAGCAATCTGTTGCTGATGCTTTTGGAGGCTGGAAGTATTATCTCAGCGCTGAAAGGAGAGGAAGGTCGATGCAATATAAATGATTTCATCCTAGAAGGTTTTGGCAAAGCCAAAAGAATTGCCCTTGCTGAGATATTCGATAAGGCTTTTTTCAATTGTTTCGTGCGAACATGCAACGTCAGTAATCAAATCTCCGGGTTTTTTAATCAGTGTCATTTGAATGGCCCCGGCTTTGTTTTTTTTATCAAATCCCATCAGTTGAGTAATCTCCGGGATTTTATCCGAGGCAAAAGCATAGAATGGAAAAACCGATAATAAATAGTCAGAGATTTCTGAAGCCAATTTCGGATCAAACCCGCAATGAATCACCGAGAGGTCTAGTTCAACGATCAAACCCATAGCCACTGCAAATCCATGTGGCAGGGGTTTGCCGTAATGCGCCAGTGCGTAACTCTCAAATGCATGTCCTGCCGTATGACCCAGATTCAGAACTTTACGCAATCCTTTCTCATAAGGATCGGACTGCACCACATTGTTTTTAATCTTCACTGATCGTTCAACAACCGTTTCCCAGTTGGAAGTGGATTGGATCGCATTTATATCAGGAAATTGCAGAACCAGTTGATGATAGTATTTCTCACTGCTTAGCAATGAATGCTTCACCACTTCCGCATAGCCTGAAAGCAACTCAACATAGGGAAGCGTTTGAAGGAATGATGTCATAATATATACCGCATTCGGCGGCGAAAATAATCCAACATAATTCTTCAACTTTCCGAGGTTCACACCTGTTTTGCCACCAATGGCAGCATCTACCTGTGCAAGTAAGGTTGTTGGAAAAAAAATGAAATCAATGCCTCGTTGATAGGTTGACGCAACAAAACCGCCCAAATCGCACACCACTCCCCCACCAAGACAAATGAGTAACGAATACCGATCGGCGCCCAAAGCTGCAAGTTCCTGCCAGACTTTAGTGCAGACTTGCAGGTTCTTGTTCTGCTCGCCAGGTTCGGTTTCAAGAAATTTAGTGTCTTCTGGAAACTTGAATTGGCCCATCAAGAGCGGCAGGCAATGCATTCGTGAATTGGTGTCGGTAAGAATAAAAATGCCGGAATAGCGCTTCACTTCCTGGCTGAAAAAGTGTTCGAGGGATTTTATGCAATCCACACCTGTAAAAATAGTCCCGCTTTGGTGCATTTTGTACTTTTGAAAAACAATTCAAACAAAATTACGTATTATTCCGCTGTTGGTTATTAATTGCAAAACCTTTGATTAGCCTATGATTGATTTCAACAATACCCGGATTGCATTCGCAATCAAATCATCAAACGATCTTAAACGCGCCCATTGGTTGTTCCGAACCATTGCCAGTCCGTTCATTGTGGCCACCGGTGAATTCTTATCCAATATTGCACTTCGTTTGCACTTGCCTGTTAATTGGGCTGTTAAGCCAACGCTGTACAAGCAATTTGTCGGAGGCGAAACCATTGATGATTGCATCCCGGCGGTACGTCAACTGGAAAAGTTCAATGTAAAGGCGATCCTGGATTATTCAGTTGAAGGAGGAGAATCAGAAGAATATATGGAAGCGGTGCTGCAAGAAACACTTCGCACCATTGATTATGCAGCCAGGGATGCCAACGTACCTATAGCCGTGTTCAAACCGACAGCGTTTGCAACATCGCATGTACTTGAGAAAGCGAGTGCCGGAGACAAATTGAATGAAAATGAGTTTTCGGGTCTTGCTGATTTTCGTCAAAGGGTCCACACCTTATGCAAGCACGCTGCTTCACTGAACGTTCCTATCATGATTGATGCTGAAGATGTGCATTACCAGGCTATCATTGACAAGGTCACTATGGAGATGATGGAAAAATACAACAAAGAAAAGGTTATAGTCTTCAATACTTACCAGATGTACCGGACTGACCGACTTGCGGTTCTAAAAAAAGATTTGGTAACAGCCCGGCTAAAAGGTTTTTTCCTGGGAGCCAAATTTGTACGTGGCGCTTATATGGAACGCGAAAGAAGACGTGCTGAGAAAATGGGTTATACCTCCCCTATCCATCCGGACAAACCTACCACCGACCGGCATTATGATGATGCGCTAACTTTCTCGGTTGAAAATATTGACAGGATTAGTATTTTCAACGGCACGCACAACGAAAAAAGCTGCCACCATCTGATGCGACTAATGGATAAGCATGGCCTGGCAAAAAATGATTCCAGAATTTGGACATCTCAACTTTATGGCATGAGCGATCACATTAGTTTTAACATGGCAGATGCCGGCTACAATGTTGTGAAATACATGCCTTACGGACCCGTGAAATCTGTG
Encoded proteins:
- a CDS encoding T9SS type A sorting domain-containing protein, producing MKRLMILGLLIFISGSFYAQKGPNFTVPTVVCIGEPVNITNTTTGNYENYYWSFCAASPFDLPSVANVALDPNPFFQPVFIALAQQQNDYFALVVNHNNTVPTPGNGYITRIDFGMDILNPTPDVTNIQGMLPKYPEGIQIVNDNDKWYAFVIGGKIEFGVNNAFFRRLDFGNSLSNAPSYTSLNTSNQLFFPHDLYIFKEEGPGGLWWGLTVNSGSTSHQDSIDGSVTRFAFPGGIESNPAVQNLGSFNKLKDPVGIFPIKHNNKWYVFVTDRHAGLIRLDFGGSLTNSPTAVNVSTSGMLTRPRDISLMRYCDKILGFVVDGEQHGNSFLVRLDFGDNLESTPTAEKLTELGNAFNFPHSISDLIRADDQTFALVTNVGNDNISRVFFPSCEDEIPAQSYTSNVNPQPVVYNSPGTYNIELIVNSGLPDQDNICKEVIVNLPTAQFELVNDTICDGTSGLIKVHFTGHQPPFSFSYNNGQQTFEVTDITSSQFNLYVSPGSTTTYSISSVADNLCSGEAIGQAVTMHVLPKDDAGFAYPSATFCRNSPPVLPTVNLDGGLFSSSPGLALDPATGLITPTSSIEGSYNVTYTINQVCQNSSTMLINIADEVLANFSYSNAGYCQNDPNPAPIFGEFSFPGEFSASPPGLSLNPLSGVINPSGSEPGTYWVYNELSEGAGCPYEIDSVQVILWHLPVPAFTADTVCFGQPTTLIDQSTIAEGQVQLVQWFYNGIMIGQGTEFQYAFPAAGQHNVQLAAISENACTNDTIIQVYVKDLPVIDLVRRIPPGQVVMSGDTLFACVYNSVTLDAGDPDYPDRSYQWSVGAETDTLTIGALGIGYELQYHEVIVTDLITGCVNTASIFIEFSIVPCEIGIFELDINANISIYPNPADKQVTIEIDNAEYVNSLQFINMLGEAVRSYDLSREKQEYEINISLHDINPGVYLVRVIGNGFYGSYKVIVSSKGE
- a CDS encoding (Fe-S)-binding protein, producing the protein MHVDVFIPCFIDQFYPETGINMVRILEKFGVEVHYNKEQTCCGQIAFNSGFWDEAKAIGEKFIKDFSNNRFVVGPSASCVGMVRNYYDVLFYNSALHNEYRQLKKNIFEFSDFVVNKLNVVQIGAEFNHVITYHDSCAALREYGIKDEPRLLLGQVKGLEIREMKHTSECCGFGGTFAVKHEPISTAMAEQKVEHALATGAEYIVSTDASCLMHQEGYIKKHNLPLKTIHLIDVLASGW
- the aroA gene encoding 3-phosphoshikimate 1-carboxyvinyltransferase, producing MKSFILHRPSSPFSAEIILPASKSISNRLLVMQYLSGNRIAIENLSEADDTRLMMDLLKKIGHHVSEGNKNGICEIDCQNAGTVFRFLTAVLAQQPGNWILTGSDRMLQRPVETLCTALQELGASIEYLGKSGFPPVQIQGAKLRGGRIRIDASQSSQFVSAMLLIAPYLEGGLKIEFQGSIASRPYIDMTLSLIGNSGIKYRHEDSLISIEQGEYSRQSFTVEPDWSSASYGYEAVALMPGSQILFNGLSMKSIQGDAILSDVFKSFGIGSQETGKGLLVSHVAPPAPTFSYNFSNCPDLVPAIAATCTALNIGSTLSGLINLRIKESDRLQALQTELSKINSNIEISGKDTLQISKQSALVLRKLVHFETYQDHRLAMALAPLVVCCETAEIDNPMVVAKSYPDFWDDLRKLGFVVKG
- the aroB gene encoding 3-dehydroquinate synthase encodes the protein MHQSGTIFTGVDCIKSLEHFFSQEVKRYSGIFILTDTNSRMHCLPLLMGQFKFPEDTKFLETEPGEQNKNLQVCTKVWQELAALGADRYSLLICLGGGVVCDLGGFVASTYQRGIDFIFFPTTLLAQVDAAIGGKTGVNLGKLKNYVGLFSPPNAVYIMTSFLQTLPYVELLSGYAEVVKHSLLSSEKYYHQLVLQFPDINAIQSTSNWETVVERSVKIKNNVVQSDPYEKGLRKVLNLGHTAGHAFESYALAHYGKPLPHGFAVAMGLIVELDLSVIHCGFDPKLASEISDYLLSVFPFYAFASDKIPEITQLMGFDKKNKAGAIQMTLIKKPGDLITDVACSHETIEKSLIEYLSKGNSFGFAKTF
- a CDS encoding proline dehydrogenase family protein yields the protein MIDFNNTRIAFAIKSSNDLKRAHWLFRTIASPFIVATGEFLSNIALRLHLPVNWAVKPTLYKQFVGGETIDDCIPAVRQLEKFNVKAILDYSVEGGESEEYMEAVLQETLRTIDYAARDANVPIAVFKPTAFATSHVLEKASAGDKLNENEFSGLADFRQRVHTLCKHAASLNVPIMIDAEDVHYQAIIDKVTMEMMEKYNKEKVIVFNTYQMYRTDRLAVLKKDLVTARLKGFFLGAKFVRGAYMERERRRAEKMGYTSPIHPDKPTTDRHYDDALTFSVENIDRISIFNGTHNEKSCHHLMRLMDKHGLAKNDSRIWTSQLYGMSDHISFNMADAGYNVVKYMPYGPVKSVLPYLLRRAEENTSIAGQTSRELNLIETERRRRRSEQANA